The genomic interval GGGCGGCGCTAATATATGGAGCCAAAGAATAATGGCTGGAAGCTATGATTATTCCATATATAACATAACCCGAGGGCATGATTTATATATCAGAAATGCAGATGGTTTTGTTGGTATCGGGACGACAACCCCCTTGGCAAGATTGGATGTAAACGGGGGAGTAAGGGCTAAAACTCTGCAGATAGGAGACAGTACTGTATATATAACCAAACAAAAATTCATACGCAGAGACACATTATTTGAGGTGGTTAATTCGGATACCTTCTACATGCTTAAAAAAGGCGCAGTATCTGCAGTATCTGAAGATACTGTGCTGCCGGACAAAGAAAGTTACAATGCGCTGATGCAAAATTATCCAAACCCAGTATCAAATATTGCAAGGATAGAATATCGGTTAGCTAAAAATGGGCACGTAAAATTGGATATATATAACACGTTGGGGCAAAAGGTCAGAACATTGATTGATCGGAACATGCCTCCAGGCGCCCATGTGTCGGTATGGGACGGCAAGGATGATGAAGACAGAAAGGTCTCGGCCGGGATATATATATATAAATTGGAGGCGGATGATTTTAATGCCGTGCAAAAAATGATATTGATCAGGTAGGCGCTCCCTAAAAAATCTGCCGGGGAGCTGTTTATGCCGCTACGTTTTAGCATTTTGTTTTAGACCGGCCTACCACTTTTAGAAGTAACCTGACGAATATAAAAGTACGTCACCCGGAGATGACCGTTGAAAATCAAAGATAAAAAACGTTTGGCATTCCTGGCTACCCATCCCATACAATATCAAGCTCCTTTGTTGCGAAGAATCGCTAAGGAGGAGGATATAGATTTAACGGTGTATTTTTGCAGCGATCTATCAGTAAGAGGCTATAAGGATCCGGGGTTTGGTAAAAAAATTGCCTGGGATACTGATCTACTTAGCGGATATTCCTATGAATTCCTGCCCATCGTAGACGGTAATAACAGCGTGACGACGTTGAGACCCTTCAACTATGGTTTACTGAAACGTTTAAAGAAAAAGAACATTGATGCTATTTTTATCAATGGCTATGCCCGCTGGTATAACCTTTGGGTCATCATCCAATCAAAGTCCGCAGGGATAAAGGTATTGATAAGGGACGAAGCTACGCCCATCAGCGCCAGAAGAAATGCGATTAAAAAAATGCTGAAGCGCATTTTTTTTCAACTGCTGAACAAGCTATGCGATGGGTTTATGGCCATAGGCACGCTAAATCGGCAGTACTACCTTCAAAATGGCATACCTGCCGAGAAAATATTTATGATGCCCTACGCAGTGGACAACGATTACTTCCGGCATTTGTCCGAAGAAGCCAAGGCGAAACGGCAGGAGTTTGCCCGTGAGTTGGGCGTCGATTCCCGGAGACCGGTGATACTTTATGCCAGCAAATTGACTCAACGAAAGAGGGCCCAGGATTTGCTGGACGCCTATATCCTGCTTTCGCCCGATGGCCAGGCCGAGCCGGATCCATATCTTCTGGTTATTGGCGAGGGAGAGGCCAGGGCCTTTGTCGAGGAGAAGGCCCGGGCTAGGGGGTGGAATTCCATAAAGTTCTTGGGCTTTAAGAATCAGAGCGAACTTCCGGCCTATTTTGAGCTATGCGATGTGTTTGTGCTGCCATCGGTTTATGAACCCTGGGGACTGGTGGTCAATGAGGCCATGAGCGCCGGCAGGGCGGTCATCGTATCGGACCAGGCGGGGTGCGGCCCGGACCTGGTGCAGGACGGCCGGAACGGATTTATTTTTAAGGCAGGCGATATATGGCAATTATCCGAGGCTTTAAAAAAAATTACGGGGGATAGGGAGCTTGCCCGTTCTCTGGGCATGAAAAGCCGTGAAATAATAGGATCTTGGGGTATTGAACAGGACATTGTCGGGCTACGTAAGGCCATGGGATTAAAGCCGGGCGTTCCCGGGTAATTTATGACCAGCGGCATTTTGGGCAGAATAACCAAGACAGCAGCGGCCCTGGCGGCGAATCAGTTTTTACAGCTGCTGATGCAACTGTTGCTGCCGCCGCTTTTTCTGGCAAGCTATGGCGTGAAAGGCTATAGCGAATGGCTGGTGCTATCGGCTGCCATCGGTTTTTTCAGCGTGCTGGACCTGGGCCTGCAGACCTATGTGGCCAACAAGCTGACAGTATTTTACCACAACAACGATCTTGACAATTTCCACCGCTTTCAGACTACCGGACTGTTAATATCCCTGATAGCGATATCATCTGCGGCGGCCTTGGCCCTGGCAGTCTTTCTGCTTCCGGTCGGCCGGTGGCTGTCCCTTTCCGTGCCGTCGGCCAGGGTTACGGCAATAATATACCTTTTGGCGCTTCAGATCCTGGTTCTGATTTTATGGGGTCAATTAGCATCGCCCTATCGCGCCATCGGGCGGGCCTACCGGGGCGTGATGTGGCTCAATCTGCAGAAGCTGGCAATGCTGGCGGTTACGGTTGCAGCAGTTGCTTTAAAGCAATCTTTTATGATATTGGCTTTATTGCAGCTTGGGGTGGCATTGCTAAGCCTGGCGTCTGTTTGGCTGGACCTGAAATTGAAATTTAATGATGTTTCGGTAAAGCCGATACGCATGGAATGGTCATTAGCCAAGGAGATCATAAGGCCTAGCCTCTATTTTTCCTTGTTCGTCTTCAACAACTTTTTAATATACCAGCTTCCGGTCTTAATACTGAACCGTTTTGAAACGCCGCTGGCGATCATCGTGTTTTCGGTAGGCCGCACCCTTTTCTCCTTTGTCAGGCAGGGCCTTTCGGTGATCCAGGCATCGATTGGCCCTGAAATAACCCGCTTGGAAGGAATAAAAGACTGGGCAAATCTAAAAAGGCTGTATCAAAGCGCCGAATCGCTGACCATCTCGGCCGCGGTCGTTGTTAACACAGTCATATTTACGGCCAGCCCGGTGTTGTTGCAGGTATGGATGAAGCGAACGGATATTTTCGTTTTTAAGCCAATGTTATTTTTAATGCTCATAGCGGCCGTCATATGCCTGAAGGATTTTAAATTTTATTATCAAAGCATGACCAATCGACATGAAAAGATGGCCATAATAATGTTTGTTACGTACATTGCAATGACGGTATTGTCGTTTTGGTCAATAAAATATAAAGGCTTGAACGGTTTTCTTATGACATGGTTGGCGGTTGAAACAATTCAATTGTTGGTTATTAATAAATATAATAATGATTTGTTTATAGACTTTTTTAAAATGTCATTGAAGCCAATTGTATCTACGTTGTCAACATTGTTTGCCTTGACAGTAATATTTGTATTGTTTAAAGACCGATTAACCAACCAGACCCCGTATATGATAATTGCGCAATCATTAATTATCGGCGCCGTTATTTTTATAGCGGCCTACCGATATATTGGTTTGCGAGAGTGTTTTAAATTATTGTACAAGCAATTGAAGCATAGTTAGGCCTTTCAATGCGAAAATCATAGTGGGGGTATATTGTCAGTGCGTTGCCTGATTCTGGGAGGCGCCGGTTTTATCGGCGCTAACGTCGCTAGATCCCTTGTGGAACAGGGTGATGCGGTTAGAATATTCGACCGGCCCAATGTTGATTTGAGCAATATTGCCGATGTTTCGGAGCACATTGAATTCATTGGGGGTGATTTTACTAACCCAAAGGATCTTAATGAAGCGCTGTCTGGAATTGATGTGGTCCTTCACCTTATTGGAACAACCTTGCCGGCTACCTCGGTTGCCAATCCGGTATATGATATAGAAACCAATGTTGTTGGCACTATTAAACTGCTCGAGTTGTGCTGCCAGAAAAAAACACAAAAAATTATTTTCCCTTCCTCCGGAGGTACAATTTACGGGCGCCCCCAGACGCTGCCGATACCTGAAACTCATCCCACCAACCCCGTCTGCTCATATGGCATATCAAAACTTGCCATAGAAAAATATCTTAGATTGTTCAACGAACTTTACGGATTGAAATATACGATTCTGCGGATAGCCAATCCATACGGGCGGTACCAAAACCAGTTTGGGCAGTTAGGGGCGGTTAATGTGTTTTTGTGGAAGACAATTACCGGCCAGCCTATCGTGATCTGGGGCGACGGCACTATCGCCAGGGATTATTTTCATATCGATGACCTAGTGGGTGCGTTTCTTTTGGCGATAAAAAAGCCGACGAATTCGCATATTTTTAATATAGGCAGCGGCAAGGCGCATACTTTGAATGAAGTAATCTCATCAATAAGCGAGATAACGGGAATCAAGCCGGTGATTGAATATACAGCTGGACGTAAGTTCGACATTCCATCAAATTATCTTGATATAAGTAGAGCAGAGATAGAATTGGGATGGCGTCCCAGTGTGGATCTAGATAAAGGCCTTGTCCTTACCTGGGAATGGATGAAGACGCTTAAATGATAGCTGCTAACTTTGCAATAAAAGCGTAGACGCCCGGGTCAAGTTTTAAATGACTAAAAGTGCTTTCTTGAAAGATAATCGGTTGTTTATCATCGTTATTAGGTTTTTTCCAACGTCATTGCGAGTTTGGCTTCTTGCCTGATCCGCCTGAGGCGGAAAGCAATCCAGGAAAAATTCAAATCAGCAGTTTAAATAGGGTAACACATGAAAATAGTACAAACAGTTTTCGGCAAGTTTCATCATTTTCATTTAGCCAGGCAATTGCATAAAAGGGGAATGCTGGAAGCCATATTCTCAAGTTATCCTTCGTGGAAATTGCGGAACGAGGGATTGCCCATGGAGAAGATAAAAACCTTCCCATGGATCCACACGGCAATGATGGCAAAATGGCGTTTTGGAATGCATAATGATCGTTTGGACAAGGAACTGGCCTGGGCACTGGCCAATACATTGGACAGGCATGTTGCAAATAAACTGCCGCACTGCGACGTATTTATTGGAATATCGGGATCCGGCCTGCGGACGGGCGGCATATCGCAGAAGCGGGGGGCAAAATATATCTGCGATCGGGGTTCCACCCATATACAATATGCCAAACAAATACTGGATGAGGAATATAACCATTGGGGATTAAAATTCCCCGGGATTGACCCCCGGGCCATAGAAAGGGAGAGGGCGGAATACTATCGGTCCGATATTATTACGGTGCCATCTGAATTTGTCCGGAAAAGCTTTATTGAAAAGGGTGTAAATCCCAATAAAATACGAAAGATACCTTATGGAGCGGACCTGAATATGTTTGCGCCCGTTGATAAACCACCGGATGATGTTTTTGAGGTTTTATTTGTTGGGCAGGTTTCATTGCGAAAAGGCATTCCATATTTATTGAAGGGCTTTTCAAAATTTAAACATTCAAAAAAAAGACTGAGGATTGTGGGATCCGCTTTTCCGGGGATGGATGTTATTTTTAAAAGACATGATATGGGACAGGTTGAATTAATGGCTCCGATACCATATAACAAACTGAAATATATTATGAGCAAAAGCCATGTTATGGTCTTGCCAAGCATTGAAGAGGGATTGGCTTTGGTCCAAGGTCACGCAATGGCCTGCGGCTGTCCTTTGATAAGCTCCATTAATACCGGCGCAGAGGACCTTTTCACAAATGGAAGGGAAGGGTTTATAATACCGATCCGTGATTCCGATGCTATAACGGAAAAACTGGAAATAATGGCCCAGAATCGTCAAAAAAGAGAAGAAATGAGCGTTGCTGCTTTAGAACGAGTAAATTCTATTAAAGGGTGGGATACTTATGGCGATCAATTTGCCCGGTTGTGCCAGGAAATAACTTTGGTTAATTTGTGAACAATGAAGGACCGGTCGGCTATAATATTTGTTCCCTATATTGAAGCCTTTGGCGGTTGCGAAAGATTGCTATTAGACCTGTCGAGGTATCTTAACAGTCAAGGCATAAAACATAAAGTGATATGCTACCGCCATGAAATAGATTTATCAAATTATTCCGAATGGCCCATTAAGGTTGCGGATTTGACCCAAAGCAACAACCCCTTACGCCGAGCGGGTTATTTGAAAAAATATCTTTCAGAACAATCTTTCGATCAATTGGGTGAAACACTACTGGTCGGTTTGCAGGCGGCGCGTCATGCCGGTTATTTGGGCTTAAATAATTACTCGGTGCTTATCATTGACCCACCCAGTCTTTTACAGCCGGTCGAAAGCAGATGGAAAAATATCTTAGACCGATTTAGAAATATAATTACAATAAATTATGTCAGAAGGGGCATGGCCCGGGCTTCATGGACTGCTGTTATGACACAATATATTTCTTCTGAAATTATAAACCTATGCGGAGTTCATCCTCTTCTAATCAGGCCGGGCGTTTCATT from candidate division TA06 bacterium carries:
- a CDS encoding glycosyltransferase family 4 protein, whose protein sequence is MKIKDKKRLAFLATHPIQYQAPLLRRIAKEEDIDLTVYFCSDLSVRGYKDPGFGKKIAWDTDLLSGYSYEFLPIVDGNNSVTTLRPFNYGLLKRLKKKNIDAIFINGYARWYNLWVIIQSKSAGIKVLIRDEATPISARRNAIKKMLKRIFFQLLNKLCDGFMAIGTLNRQYYLQNGIPAEKIFMMPYAVDNDYFRHLSEEAKAKRQEFARELGVDSRRPVILYASKLTQRKRAQDLLDAYILLSPDGQAEPDPYLLVIGEGEARAFVEEKARARGWNSIKFLGFKNQSELPAYFELCDVFVLPSVYEPWGLVVNEAMSAGRAVIVSDQAGCGPDLVQDGRNGFIFKAGDIWQLSEALKKITGDRELARSLGMKSREIIGSWGIEQDIVGLRKAMGLKPGVPG
- a CDS encoding glycosyltransferase family 4 protein gives rise to the protein MKIVQTVFGKFHHFHLARQLHKRGMLEAIFSSYPSWKLRNEGLPMEKIKTFPWIHTAMMAKWRFGMHNDRLDKELAWALANTLDRHVANKLPHCDVFIGISGSGLRTGGISQKRGAKYICDRGSTHIQYAKQILDEEYNHWGLKFPGIDPRAIERERAEYYRSDIITVPSEFVRKSFIEKGVNPNKIRKIPYGADLNMFAPVDKPPDDVFEVLFVGQVSLRKGIPYLLKGFSKFKHSKKRLRIVGSAFPGMDVIFKRHDMGQVELMAPIPYNKLKYIMSKSHVMVLPSIEEGLALVQGHAMACGCPLISSINTGAEDLFTNGREGFIIPIRDSDAITEKLEIMAQNRQKREEMSVAALERVNSIKGWDTYGDQFARLCQEITLVNL
- a CDS encoding NAD-dependent epimerase/dehydratase family protein, with the translated sequence MLSVRCLILGGAGFIGANVARSLVEQGDAVRIFDRPNVDLSNIADVSEHIEFIGGDFTNPKDLNEALSGIDVVLHLIGTTLPATSVANPVYDIETNVVGTIKLLELCCQKKTQKIIFPSSGGTIYGRPQTLPIPETHPTNPVCSYGISKLAIEKYLRLFNELYGLKYTILRIANPYGRYQNQFGQLGAVNVFLWKTITGQPIVIWGDGTIARDYFHIDDLVGAFLLAIKKPTNSHIFNIGSGKAHTLNEVISSISEITGIKPVIEYTAGRKFDIPSNYLDISRAEIELGWRPSVDLDKGLVLTWEWMKTLK